From a region of the Mycobacterium intracellulare ATCC 13950 genome:
- the aspS gene encoding aspartate--tRNA ligase gives MLRSHAAGSLRSSDAGQQVTLAGWVARRRDHGGVIFIDLRDASGITQVVFRAEDVLAQAHRLRAEFCVAVSGVVEIRPEGNANPEIATGEIEVNATALTVLGESAPLPFQLDEPAGEELRLKYRYLDLRRDGPAEAIRLRSKVNAAARAVLAQHDFVEIETPTITRSTPEGARDFLVPARLHPGSFYALPQSPQLFKQLLMVAGMERYYQIARCYRDEDFRADRQPEFTQLDMEMSFVDAEDILAISEEILSALWALIGYQIPTPIPRISYAEAMRRFGSDKPDMRFGLELVDCTEFFKDTTFRVFQAPYVGAVVMPGGASQPRRTLDGWQEWAKQRGHRGLAYVLIADDGTLGGPVAKNLSDAERDGLAAHVGAEPGDCVFFSAGPPKPSRALLGAARGEIAHRLGMIDPDAWAFVWVVDPPLFEPADDATAAGDVAVGSGAWTAVHHAFTSPKPGHEDAIDTDPGNVLADAYDIVCNGNEIGGGSIRIHRRDIQERVFAVMGLDHAEAEEKFGFLLEAFTFGAPPHGGIAFGWDRINALLSGVDSIREVIAFPKTGGGVDPLTDAPAPITAQQRKESGIDAKPEKVDRA, from the coding sequence GTGCTGCGCAGCCACGCCGCCGGGTCGCTGAGGAGTAGCGACGCCGGGCAGCAGGTGACGCTAGCGGGCTGGGTGGCCCGCCGCCGCGACCACGGCGGCGTCATCTTCATCGACCTGCGCGACGCCTCCGGGATCACCCAGGTGGTGTTCCGCGCCGAAGACGTGCTGGCCCAGGCGCACCGGCTGCGCGCCGAGTTCTGCGTCGCGGTCTCCGGCGTGGTCGAGATCCGCCCGGAGGGCAACGCCAACCCCGAGATCGCGACCGGTGAGATCGAGGTCAATGCGACCGCGCTGACCGTGCTGGGGGAGAGCGCGCCCCTGCCGTTCCAGCTCGACGAGCCCGCCGGCGAGGAACTGCGGCTGAAGTACCGCTACCTGGATTTGCGGCGCGACGGTCCGGCGGAGGCAATTCGGTTGCGCTCCAAGGTGAATGCGGCCGCGCGTGCGGTGCTGGCGCAGCACGATTTCGTCGAGATCGAAACGCCGACGATCACCCGCTCGACCCCGGAGGGCGCGCGCGACTTTTTGGTGCCGGCCCGGCTGCACCCCGGCTCGTTCTACGCCCTGCCGCAGAGCCCCCAGCTGTTCAAGCAGCTGCTGATGGTGGCCGGGATGGAGCGCTACTACCAGATCGCCCGCTGCTACCGCGACGAGGACTTCCGCGCCGACCGCCAGCCGGAGTTCACCCAGCTCGACATGGAGATGAGCTTCGTGGACGCCGAGGACATCCTCGCCATCTCCGAGGAGATCCTCTCGGCGCTGTGGGCGCTGATCGGGTACCAGATCCCGACGCCCATCCCGCGGATCAGCTACGCCGAGGCGATGCGCCGGTTCGGCTCCGACAAGCCCGACATGCGATTCGGACTCGAGCTCGTCGACTGCACAGAGTTCTTCAAAGACACCACATTTCGCGTCTTCCAGGCACCCTACGTCGGTGCGGTGGTGATGCCGGGCGGCGCGTCGCAGCCCCGCCGGACGCTGGACGGCTGGCAGGAATGGGCCAAGCAGCGCGGCCACCGCGGGCTGGCCTACGTGCTGATCGCCGACGACGGCACGCTGGGCGGCCCGGTCGCCAAGAACCTGTCCGACGCCGAGCGCGACGGCCTGGCCGCGCACGTGGGGGCCGAGCCGGGGGACTGCGTCTTCTTCTCGGCGGGCCCGCCGAAGCCGTCGCGGGCCCTGCTGGGGGCGGCGCGCGGTGAGATCGCGCACCGGCTGGGCATGATCGATCCGGACGCCTGGGCGTTCGTCTGGGTGGTCGACCCGCCGCTGTTCGAACCCGCCGACGACGCGACCGCGGCCGGCGACGTGGCCGTCGGCTCCGGGGCGTGGACCGCCGTGCATCACGCGTTCACCTCGCCGAAGCCCGGGCATGAGGACGCGATCGACACCGATCCGGGCAACGTGCTCGCCGACGCCTACGACATCGTCTGCAACGGCAACGAGATCGGCGGCGGCTCGATCCGTATCCACCGCCGCGACATCCAGGAGCGGGTGTTCGCGGTGATGGGGCTCGACCACGCCGAGGCCGAGGAGAAGTTCGGATTCCTGTTGGAGGCGTTCACCTTTGGCGCGCCCCCGCACGGCGGGATCGCGTTCGGCTGGGACCGGATCAACGCCCTGCTGTCGGGGGTCGACTCCATCCGCGAGGTGATCGCGTTCCCGAAGACCGGTGGCGGCGTCGACCCGCTCACCGATGCGCCGGCGCCGATCACCGCGCAGCAGCGCAAGGAGTCCGGAATAGACGCCAAGCCCGAAAAGGTTGACCGGGCATGA
- a CDS encoding oxidoreductase yields the protein MATNIALVGPGAVGTTVAALLSRAGHSVVVCGRTPRESIELRPDGADPIVVPGPVHTDPDEVSGPVDVVLLAVKATQNNQAAGWLTRLCDVHTIVVVLQNGVEQVEHVQPHCPRSPVIPGIVWYSAETQPDGWVRLRGEAALVLPSGPSAETVAELLRGAGCRVDCDPDIITAGWRKLLTNALAGFMALSRRRSGMFRRDDVAALSRRYLAECLAVARAEGARLPDGIADELTDLFRNAPEDMGTSILTDAENHRPMEWDVRNGVIIRKARAHGLATPISDVVVPLLAAASDGPG from the coding sequence ATCGCCACAAACATCGCACTCGTCGGTCCGGGCGCCGTCGGTACGACGGTCGCCGCGCTGCTGTCGCGGGCCGGACATTCGGTCGTAGTGTGCGGCCGCACCCCGCGCGAGAGCATCGAACTGCGGCCCGACGGCGCCGACCCGATCGTCGTCCCCGGCCCGGTGCACACCGATCCCGACGAGGTTTCCGGCCCGGTCGACGTGGTGCTGCTGGCCGTCAAGGCCACCCAGAACAACCAGGCGGCCGGCTGGCTGACCCGGCTCTGCGACGTCCACACCATCGTCGTCGTGCTGCAAAACGGTGTGGAGCAGGTCGAGCACGTGCAGCCGCACTGCCCGCGATCCCCCGTCATCCCCGGCATCGTCTGGTACTCGGCCGAGACCCAGCCCGACGGCTGGGTGCGGCTGCGCGGCGAGGCGGCCCTGGTGCTGCCCAGCGGGCCCTCGGCGGAGACGGTCGCCGAACTGCTGCGCGGCGCCGGCTGCCGGGTGGACTGCGACCCCGACATCATCACCGCGGGCTGGCGCAAGCTACTCACCAACGCGCTGGCCGGGTTCATGGCGCTGTCGCGCCGGCGGTCGGGGATGTTTCGCCGCGACGACGTGGCCGCGCTGTCGCGCCGCTACCTCGCCGAATGCCTGGCCGTCGCGCGGGCCGAGGGCGCCCGGCTTCCCGACGGCATCGCCGACGAGCTGACCGACCTGTTCCGCAACGCCCCAGAGGACATGGGCACGTCGATCCTGACGGACGCGGAAAACCACCGGCCGATGGAATGGGACGTCCGCAACGGCGTGATCATCCGCAAGGCCCGGGCCCACGGCCTGGCCACACCGATCAGCGACGTCGTGGTGCCGTTGTTGGCCGCGGCGAGCGACGGGCCCGGCTAG
- a CDS encoding SRPBCC family protein, which yields MFPCERVDVNFIESAPFAFRNSVDLAITPEQLFEVLSDAASWPRWAKVITKVTWTSPEPRGVGTTRVVEMRGGIVGNEEFLAWEPFTHMAFRFNECSTKSVAAFAEDYRVEAIPGGCRLTWTMAQKPAGPAKLAMVVVGPLLNLALRRYLRNLRSYTDSLATRQP from the coding sequence ATGTTCCCCTGCGAGCGCGTCGACGTGAACTTCATCGAATCGGCGCCATTTGCGTTCCGCAACAGCGTCGACCTGGCCATCACCCCCGAGCAGCTGTTCGAGGTGCTCTCCGACGCGGCATCCTGGCCGCGCTGGGCGAAGGTGATCACGAAGGTGACCTGGACCAGCCCCGAGCCCCGCGGCGTCGGCACCACCCGCGTCGTGGAGATGCGCGGCGGCATCGTCGGCAACGAGGAATTCCTCGCGTGGGAACCCTTCACGCACATGGCTTTTCGTTTCAATGAATGCTCGACCAAGTCCGTGGCGGCCTTCGCCGAGGACTACCGCGTCGAGGCCATCCCGGGCGGCTGCCGGCTGACGTGGACCATGGCCCAGAAGCCGGCCGGCCCGGCGAAGCTGGCGATGGTCGTGGTCGGGCCGCTGCTGAACCTGGCCCTGCGCCGATACCTGCGCAACCTGCGTAGCTACACCGACTCCCTTGCGACCCGGCAACCTTAG
- the ypfJ gene encoding KPN_02809 family neutral zinc metallopeptidase, protein MTFNEGMQIDTSAASSSGGGGMGMAVGGGGLGLIILLGALFLGVDPGRVMNQPQTNTGGYSAPGFDLSQCKTGADANKYVQCRVVATGNSVDAVWHQLMPGYTRPHVRLFSDQVSTGCGPATTDVGPFYCPADQTAYFDTSFFQDVLVKQLHSSNGAFAQEYVVAHEYGHHVQQLQGDLGRAQQGAKGAGGNGVRTELQADCYAGIWAHYAATVNQKDGTPFLNPLTDEDIRDALSAAASVGDDRIQKQATGRVNSESWTHGSAEQRQHWFTVGYQTGDPKQCDTFSAPDLG, encoded by the coding sequence ATGACCTTCAACGAGGGCATGCAGATCGACACCAGCGCAGCATCGTCGTCCGGCGGTGGCGGGATGGGGATGGCCGTCGGGGGCGGCGGCCTCGGGCTGATCATCCTGCTCGGGGCGCTGTTTCTGGGCGTCGACCCCGGTCGCGTGATGAACCAGCCGCAGACCAACACCGGCGGCTATTCCGCGCCCGGTTTCGACCTGAGCCAGTGCAAGACCGGCGCCGACGCCAACAAGTACGTGCAATGCCGCGTGGTCGCCACCGGCAATTCGGTGGACGCGGTGTGGCATCAGCTGATGCCGGGTTACACCCGCCCCCATGTGCGCCTGTTCAGCGACCAGGTGAGCACCGGTTGCGGACCGGCCACCACCGACGTCGGGCCGTTCTACTGCCCGGCCGACCAGACGGCGTACTTCGACACCAGCTTCTTTCAGGATGTGCTCGTCAAGCAGCTGCATTCCAGCAACGGCGCTTTCGCGCAGGAATACGTCGTCGCCCACGAATACGGTCATCACGTGCAGCAGCTGCAGGGCGACCTGGGCCGCGCCCAGCAGGGGGCCAAGGGCGCCGGCGGCAACGGCGTGCGCACCGAGCTGCAGGCCGACTGCTACGCCGGCATCTGGGCGCACTACGCAGCGACGGTCAACCAGAAGGACGGCACGCCGTTCCTGAATCCGTTGACCGACGAGGACATTCGCGACGCGCTATCGGCCGCCGCATCGGTCGGCGACGACCGCATCCAGAAACAGGCGACCGGGCGCGTCAACAGCGAAAGCTGGACCCACGGCTCGGCCGAGCAGCGGCAGCATTGGTTCACCGTCGGCTATCAGACCGGTGATCCGAAGCAGTGCGACACCTTCTCCGCACCCGACTTGGGTTAG
- a CDS encoding dihydrodipicolinate synthase family protein, whose translation MAQTSEPKIHGIIAYPVTPFSGDGIDTKRLAALVDRLVSAGVHAIAPLGSTGELAYLDEPEFDTVVDTTIATVAGRVPVVVGVSDVTTAKTIRRATYAQQAGADAVMILPVSYWKLTEREIFQHYRSISDAISIPIMAYNNPATSGVDMPPELLVRMFESIDNVTMVKESTGDLTRMQRIAELSGNRLPFYNGSNPLVLDALKAGASGWCTAAPCLRPQPCIDLYEAVRANDLDTAQKLYDDLKPLLTFIVAGGLATTVKAGLELLDFPVGDPRAPLLPLDEAGRGELKGLLA comes from the coding sequence GTGGCGCAAACGTCCGAGCCCAAGATCCACGGCATCATCGCCTACCCGGTAACGCCGTTCTCTGGGGACGGCATCGACACGAAACGCCTTGCGGCGCTGGTCGATCGGCTGGTGTCGGCCGGCGTTCATGCGATCGCACCGCTGGGCAGCACCGGCGAACTCGCCTATCTCGACGAACCCGAATTCGACACCGTGGTCGACACCACCATCGCCACCGTCGCGGGCCGGGTGCCGGTGGTGGTCGGTGTGTCGGATGTGACCACCGCCAAGACCATTCGGCGCGCCACCTACGCGCAGCAGGCCGGGGCCGACGCCGTGATGATCCTGCCGGTGTCCTACTGGAAGCTGACCGAGCGGGAGATCTTCCAGCACTACCGCAGCATCAGCGATGCCATCTCGATCCCGATCATGGCCTACAACAACCCGGCCACCAGCGGCGTCGACATGCCGCCCGAGTTGCTGGTGCGCATGTTCGAATCCATCGACAACGTGACCATGGTCAAGGAGTCCACCGGCGACCTGACCCGCATGCAGCGCATCGCCGAACTGTCCGGCAATCGGCTGCCCTTCTACAACGGCAGCAACCCGCTGGTGCTCGACGCGCTGAAGGCCGGGGCGTCCGGATGGTGCACGGCCGCACCGTGTTTGCGGCCGCAGCCCTGCATCGACCTCTACGAGGCGGTGCGCGCGAACGACCTCGACACGGCGCAGAAGCTCTATGACGACCTCAAGCCGCTGCTCACCTTCATCGTCGCGGGCGGGCTGGCCACCACCGTCAAGGCCGGCCTGGAGCTGCTCGACTTCCCGGTCGGGGATCCGCGCGCGCCACTGTTGCCGCTCGACGAGGCCGGCCGGGGCGAACTGAAAGGCCTACTGGCTTAG
- a CDS encoding aldolase, with protein sequence MASTFTDSKSDLMRRAAEQLTTLQSKDAADAPLTTRQKLALTCRALFDAGHDSGLAGQITARAERDGTYYTQRLGLGFDEITDANLLLVDEDLNVLEGDGIANPANRFHSWIYRARPDVQCIVHTHAFHVAALSMLEVPLIVSHMDTTPLYGDCAFLEKWPGVPVGNEEGEIISAALGDKKAVLLAHHGHVIAGASVEEACSLGILIERAAKLQLAAMAAGTVKELPEELAREAHDWTLSPQRSRANFAYYARRALARHPDALTS encoded by the coding sequence ATGGCCAGCACGTTCACCGATTCGAAATCCGACTTGATGCGCCGCGCGGCCGAGCAGTTGACGACCCTTCAATCCAAGGACGCCGCCGATGCGCCGCTGACCACCCGCCAGAAGCTCGCCCTGACGTGCCGCGCCCTGTTCGACGCCGGGCACGATTCCGGGTTGGCCGGGCAGATCACCGCCCGCGCCGAGCGGGACGGCACCTACTACACCCAGCGGCTCGGTCTGGGCTTCGACGAGATCACCGACGCCAACCTGCTTTTGGTCGACGAGGACCTCAACGTCCTTGAGGGAGACGGAATCGCCAACCCCGCCAACCGCTTTCACAGCTGGATCTATCGCGCCCGCCCCGATGTGCAATGCATCGTGCACACGCACGCGTTCCACGTGGCCGCGCTGTCGATGCTGGAAGTTCCGCTGATCGTGTCCCACATGGACACCACGCCGCTCTACGGCGACTGCGCGTTCCTGGAGAAATGGCCCGGCGTGCCGGTCGGCAACGAGGAGGGGGAGATCATCTCCGCCGCGCTGGGGGACAAGAAGGCGGTCCTGCTGGCCCACCACGGCCACGTCATCGCCGGCGCCAGCGTCGAGGAGGCGTGCTCGTTGGGCATCCTCATCGAGCGCGCCGCGAAACTGCAGCTGGCCGCGATGGCCGCCGGCACCGTCAAAGAGCTACCCGAGGAGCTGGCCCGCGAGGCCCACGACTGGACACTGTCGCCGCAGCGCAGCCGCGCCAACTTCGCCTACTACGCCCGCCGGGCCCTGGCCCGGCACCCGGACGCGCTGACCAGCTAA
- a CDS encoding helix-turn-helix domain-containing protein → MTALLRAVRKQRGLTLEALAQQTGLTKSYLSKIERRRSTPSIAVALKVAKALDVDVGRLFSEEAAHEKITVERAASAEGERYRVLASSVLGKSMSPFVVRPTERPADDPHPEHTGQEFLFVHAGTVELDYGDQTFTLGPGDSAYFDASIGHQVRAVGAEPAEVVVVATRDASSR, encoded by the coding sequence GTGACGGCACTGCTGCGCGCGGTCCGCAAGCAACGCGGCCTCACTCTCGAGGCCCTCGCCCAGCAGACCGGGCTGACCAAGAGCTACCTGTCCAAGATCGAACGCCGGCGCAGCACGCCGTCGATCGCGGTCGCCCTCAAGGTCGCCAAGGCGCTGGACGTCGACGTCGGGCGGCTGTTCTCCGAGGAGGCGGCCCACGAGAAGATCACCGTCGAACGGGCCGCCAGTGCGGAGGGTGAGCGCTACCGGGTGCTGGCCTCGTCGGTGCTGGGAAAGTCGATGTCGCCGTTCGTGGTTCGCCCGACCGAGAGGCCGGCCGACGACCCCCATCCCGAGCACACGGGTCAGGAATTCCTGTTCGTGCACGCCGGGACCGTCGAGCTCGACTACGGGGATCAGACGTTCACCCTCGGGCCCGGCGACAGCGCCTATTTCGACGCCTCGATCGGCCACCAGGTCCGGGCCGTCGGCGCCGAACCCGCCGAGGTCGTCGTCGTGGCTACCAGGGACGCGTCGAGCAGGTGA
- a CDS encoding purple acid phosphatase family protein, with protein MRYEAGVSDDSEHAGISRRRLLTSSAASAVLGGVGVGGAALLWSQPAGPRGPAAWLQSDRNGAPPIGGLHLQFGRDAATEVVVSWHTTDAVRNPRVLLGTPTSGFGRTVAAETRTYRDAKSGTEVRVNHARLTDLTPDTDYVYAAVHDGAEPEQGTVRTAPSGRKPLRFTSFGDQSTPALAKMPDGRYATDNIGSPAAADTTIAIERLGPLFNLVNGDLCYANLAQNRIRTWSNWFDNNTRSARHRPWMPAAGNHENELGNGPIGYGAYQTYFAVPDSGSSPQTRGLWYSFTAGSVRVISLANDDVAYQDGGNSYVHGYSGGEQRRWLASELAASRSDPNIDWVVVCMHQTAISTADKTNGADLGIREEWLPLFDQYQVDLVLCGHEHHYERSHPVRGALGTDTRTPIPVDTRSDLIDSTRGTVHLVIGGGGTSAPSNAMFFPEPRCRVVTGVGAFDPGLRRKAPIYVLEDAPWSAFRDRDNPYGFAAFDVDPGRPGGNTSIKATHYALRGPLGDMVVIDEFTLTKPRRDKS; from the coding sequence CTGCGGTATGAAGCAGGAGTGAGCGACGATTCGGAACATGCCGGCATCAGCCGCCGCCGGTTACTCACATCGAGTGCGGCCTCCGCGGTTCTCGGCGGCGTCGGGGTGGGCGGCGCCGCGCTGCTGTGGTCGCAGCCCGCCGGCCCCCGCGGGCCCGCGGCCTGGCTGCAGTCCGACCGCAACGGCGCGCCACCGATCGGCGGGCTGCACCTGCAATTCGGCAGGGACGCCGCCACCGAGGTGGTGGTGTCCTGGCACACCACCGACGCCGTCCGCAATCCGCGCGTCCTGCTCGGTACGCCGACATCCGGCTTCGGCCGCACCGTGGCCGCCGAGACCCGCACGTACCGGGACGCCAAGTCGGGCACCGAAGTTCGAGTCAACCACGCCCGGCTGACCGACCTGACCCCGGACACCGACTACGTGTACGCCGCGGTGCACGACGGAGCCGAACCGGAACAGGGCACCGTACGAACGGCGCCGTCGGGCCGAAAGCCCTTGCGGTTCACCAGCTTCGGCGACCAGTCCACGCCGGCTCTGGCCAAGATGCCCGACGGCCGCTATGCGACCGACAACATCGGCTCGCCGGCGGCCGCCGACACCACCATCGCCATCGAGCGCCTCGGCCCGCTGTTCAACCTGGTCAACGGCGACCTGTGCTACGCCAACCTGGCCCAGAACCGGATCCGGACCTGGTCGAACTGGTTCGACAACAACACCCGCTCGGCCCGCCACCGGCCCTGGATGCCGGCGGCCGGCAACCACGAGAACGAATTGGGCAACGGGCCGATCGGTTACGGCGCTTATCAGACCTACTTCGCGGTGCCCGATTCCGGGTCCAGCCCCCAGACCCGCGGCCTGTGGTACTCGTTCACCGCCGGATCGGTGCGGGTGATCAGCCTGGCCAACGACGATGTGGCCTACCAGGACGGTGGCAACTCCTACGTGCACGGCTACTCCGGCGGAGAGCAAAGGCGCTGGCTGGCAAGCGAACTCGCCGCGTCCCGGAGCGACCCGAATATCGACTGGGTGGTCGTGTGCATGCACCAGACGGCGATCTCCACCGCCGACAAGACCAACGGGGCCGACCTGGGCATCCGGGAGGAATGGCTGCCGCTGTTCGACCAGTACCAGGTGGACCTGGTGTTGTGCGGCCACGAGCACCACTACGAACGCTCGCATCCCGTGCGGGGCGCGCTGGGGACCGACACCCGCACGCCGATCCCCGTCGACACCCGAAGCGATCTCATCGACTCCACCCGGGGCACGGTGCATCTGGTCATCGGCGGCGGCGGCACCTCGGCGCCGAGCAACGCAATGTTCTTTCCCGAACCCCGGTGCCGGGTGGTCACCGGCGTGGGGGCGTTCGACCCCGGGCTGCGGCGCAAGGCGCCGATCTACGTCCTCGAGGACGCGCCGTGGTCGGCGTTCCGCGACCGCGACAACCCTTACGGCTTCGCGGCTTTCGACGTCGACCCGGGCCGCCCCGGCGGCAATACCTCGATCAAGGCGACGCATTACGCGTTGCGGGGCCCGCTGGGCGACATGGTCGTGATCGACGAATTCACCCTGACCAAGCCGCGCCGCGACAAAAGCTAG
- a CDS encoding Rv2578c family radical SAM protein, translated as MRWASQAVAVNGKPVEDGALPGLQRIGFVRSVRSPQFDGITFHEVLCKSALNKVPNASALPFRYTVNGYRGCSHACRYCFARPTHEYLELDCGNDFDTQVVVKTNVAEVLRRELRRPSWQRETVALGTNTDPYQRAEGRYALMPGIIGALAESGTPLSILTKGTLLRRDLPLIADAAAQVPVSVAVSLAVGDAELHRDVEPGTPTPQARLGLIGAITAAGLNCHVMVAPVLPYLTDSAEHLDALLGQIAAAGAGSVTVFGLHLRSSTRGWFMSWLARSHPELVGRYRELYRRGAYLPQGYRDMLRERAAPLIAKYRLAGDHRPFSQAVSAETPQPVQETLF; from the coding sequence ATGCGGTGGGCAAGCCAGGCCGTCGCGGTCAACGGGAAACCGGTCGAGGACGGGGCGCTGCCGGGGCTGCAACGCATCGGCTTCGTCCGCAGCGTGCGCTCGCCGCAGTTCGACGGCATCACCTTTCACGAGGTGCTGTGCAAGTCCGCGCTGAACAAGGTGCCCAACGCGTCGGCCCTGCCGTTCCGCTATACGGTCAACGGCTACCGCGGCTGCTCGCACGCCTGCCGGTACTGCTTCGCCCGGCCCACCCACGAATACCTGGAGTTGGACTGCGGCAACGACTTTGACACCCAGGTCGTCGTCAAGACCAACGTGGCCGAGGTGCTGCGTCGCGAGCTGCGCAGGCCGTCGTGGCAGCGCGAGACCGTCGCCCTGGGCACCAACACCGATCCCTACCAGCGGGCCGAGGGGCGCTACGCGTTGATGCCCGGCATCATCGGCGCCCTGGCCGAATCGGGCACCCCGCTCTCGATCCTGACCAAGGGCACCCTGCTGCGCCGCGACCTGCCGCTGATCGCCGACGCCGCGGCGCAGGTCCCGGTGTCGGTCGCGGTGTCGCTGGCGGTCGGGGATGCCGAGCTGCACCGCGACGTCGAGCCCGGCACGCCCACGCCACAGGCGCGGCTCGGCCTGATCGGCGCGATCACCGCCGCCGGGCTGAACTGCCACGTGATGGTCGCGCCGGTGCTGCCGTATCTCACCGATTCCGCCGAGCATCTCGACGCGCTGCTCGGCCAGATCGCGGCCGCCGGCGCCGGCAGCGTGACGGTTTTCGGCCTGCACCTGCGCAGCTCGACCCGCGGATGGTTCATGTCGTGGCTGGCGCGCTCGCATCCCGAACTGGTCGGCCGCTATCGCGAGCTGTACCGGCGGGGCGCCTACCTGCCGCAGGGTTATCGCGACATGCTACGCGAGCGCGCCGCCCCGCTGATCGCCAAGTACCGGCTCGCCGGCGATCATCGCCCGTTCTCCCAAGCGGTTTCGGCCGAAACGCCGCAACCCGTTCAGGAGACGTTGTTTTGA
- a CDS encoding glycosyltransferase family protein — translation MRLIHVAAAVGIPVVVLIGASPAGAETGAVGYAQCVGGDTKPPPPGVSADVWFPSVHVIDHDIISGVPAAEVVERLVNMGVNRDDAVRRVQCYLVNSPH, via the coding sequence ATGCGTTTGATCCATGTCGCGGCGGCGGTTGGCATTCCCGTCGTTGTGCTGATTGGGGCGTCGCCGGCCGGCGCGGAAACCGGCGCCGTCGGTTATGCCCAATGCGTCGGAGGCGACACCAAGCCCCCGCCGCCGGGCGTGAGTGCAGACGTGTGGTTCCCCAGCGTCCATGTGATCGACCACGACATCATTTCGGGTGTGCCGGCCGCCGAAGTGGTTGAGAGGCTGGTGAACATGGGCGTCAACCGGGACGACGCCGTTCGCCGCGTGCAGTGTTATCTGGTCAACTCACCGCATTAG
- a CDS encoding SRPBCC family protein, whose product MTERIETSRTIAAPASDIFAVLCDPQGHVAIDSSGMLQDADGDPVRGVGDRFVVHMDRESLNDFPQLGKYDVTVEIKQFEQDRLIAWTVLGQIQPPIGHVYGYALAPTEDASATVVTSFYDWSDIDPKWREAGIFPILSEGALRATLGILDRTVRRGYPRGIVL is encoded by the coding sequence ATGACCGAACGCATCGAGACTTCCCGCACCATCGCCGCACCGGCGTCGGACATATTCGCCGTGCTGTGCGACCCGCAGGGCCACGTGGCGATCGATTCGTCCGGGATGCTCCAGGATGCCGACGGCGATCCGGTGCGCGGCGTCGGTGACCGCTTCGTCGTGCACATGGATCGCGAGTCGTTGAACGACTTTCCGCAACTGGGCAAGTACGACGTCACCGTCGAGATCAAGCAGTTCGAGCAGGACCGCCTGATCGCGTGGACGGTGCTCGGTCAGATCCAGCCACCGATCGGCCATGTGTACGGCTACGCGCTCGCGCCGACCGAAGACGCCTCGGCCACCGTGGTCACCTCGTTCTACGACTGGTCGGACATCGACCCCAAGTGGCGGGAAGCCGGGATTTTCCCGATCCTGTCCGAGGGCGCGCTGCGGGCGACCCTGGGAATTCTCGACCGCACCGTCCGCCGCGGTTATCCGCGGGGAATCGTGCTGTAA